The following is a genomic window from Sulfitobacter pontiacus.
GACCTCGATTTCGCCATCGTGGGCGAAACAATCGCCGAAGACCGTTTCTTGATCGTGCACAATGGCGAGGTCAAAGCCGACCTGCCGCTTAAAGCGCTGTCAGGCAACGCGCCCGAATACGACCGCCCCTATGTCGAGACACCCGCAGCCGAACCGCTGTCGGATGTCCCCGGCATCGACCCCATCGACGGGTTGAGCGCGCTGATCTCCAGCCCGAACTACGCGTCCAAAGCGTGGGTGTTTGAACAATACGACACGATGGTCATGGGCGACAGCGCCCGCACCCCCGGTCTGGGATCAGGCATCGTACGCGTGCATGGCACCGACAAGGCGATCGCCTTTACCTCGGATGTGACGCCCCGCTACGTCAAGGCGAACCCTGTCGAAGGCGGCAAACAGGCCGTGGCCGAAGCCTACCGCAACCTCTGTGCCGTGGGGGCACTGCCGCTGGCGACCACAGACAACCTTAACTTCGGCAACCCCGAAAAGCCCGAGATCATGGGCCAGTTCGTCGGCGCGCTGAAAGGCATCGGCGAAGCGGTTGCCGCGCTGGACATGCCGATCGTATCGGGCAACGTGTCGCTGTATAACGAAACCGACGGCAAAGGCATTCTGCCCACCCCCACCATTGGCGCGGTCGGCCTGCTGAAGCACACGGACGAGATCATCGGCAAAGAGGTCCGCGAGGGCCATGTCGCTTTGGTTCTGGGGGCCACCGAAGGTCACATCGGACAATCCGCCCTGCTGCTTGAAGTGTTCAACCGCCGCGATGGCGACGCCCCCCATGTCGATCTGGCGCTGGAGAAGGCCCACGGTGAATTCATCCGTGCCAACCGCGCGTTGATCAAAGCCTGCACCGACCTGTCGGATGGCGGTCTGGCACTGGCAGCCTTTGAACTGGCGGACGAGGCCGGCGTCGGCGTGACCCTGGATTCTGCCGATACGCAGGTTCTGTTTGGCGAGGATCAAGCCCGCTATCTGATCGCCTGTAACTTCGATCAGGCCGAAGCCCTGATGATCGCCGCGCAAAACGCCGGTCTGCATCTGGAAAGCGTCGGCAAGTTCGGCGGGGATCAAGTCAACTTCGGCGGCGTCAAAGCGCCTTTGGCTGACCTGTCAGCGACCTATCGCGGGGCTTTTGCTGAAACCTTCGCCTAAGGGGTCGCCCCTATCATCTGCATCAAACGCGGTTTCTCGCCCCGGTCATCGGGGCGGGAGATCACCTCTGCCAGTTCTTGCAACGACGCAATCGAGTGACCGGCCCGAAAGCTGTCGGTGAAGGGCAACATCGCACGGATACCCGCCGCTTTGGGCGCGAACCCGTCCCACCGCAGCAGCGGATTTAGCCAGATCAGCCGACGTGCGGACAGGTGCAACCGCTGCATCTGTCGCGCCAGATCATCGGGCGCATCGCGGTCCAGCCCATCAGTGATCAACAGCACAACCGCACCCTGCCCCATGACCCGCCGCGACCAATCGCGGTTGAACGCCTCTATGCAGGCCCCGATGCGCGTGCCGCCCTCCCAATCCTGCGCCTCTGCCCCCGCCGCCTTGAGCGCTGCATCCACGTCGCGCGTCGCCAGATGGCGGGTGATATTGGTCAGCCGCGTGCCAAAGGTAAACGCATGCACTTGCGCCCACCCCGCGCCCTTGGCATTGCTCACCGCATGCAGGAAATGCAGCACCATGCGGGAATATTGGCTCATGGAACCGGAGATATCGCACAGCACCACCAGATTGGGATAGCGTGGGCGCGGGGTTTTCAGCACCAGCTTGTCCATCTCTCCGCCCCGGCGCAGCGCGGCCCGCAGGCTGCGCCCCGCGTCGATCCGCCCCCTTGGGGACGTCATGGCACGGCGGGACGGCACGGGTTTGACCGGCAGGCGCAACCGCGCCAGCATCTTTTTGGCCTCCGCCACCTCCCCGATGCTCATCAATTCGAAATCAAGACTACGCAGCCGTTCTTGCGAGGACATGGTCAGGCTGGCATCGACCTCGATCTCTGTCTCGCGCTCGTCTTGCGGTTCTTCGCGGTCGCGTTCCGGCGCTTCGGCACCGTCCAGCAATGCCTCTGCCGCGCGTTTCTCGGCGGCTTGAGCGGGGCGGTCTTCCTGCACGCCACGGATCGCGGGCAGCATCGCGGCCATCATATGTTCCAGATACCGCGGGTCGCGCCAATAAAGCCGGAAGAGCTGCGCAAAGATGGTCCGGTGTTCAGGACGGTTCACAAAGCAGGCGTGCAGGGTCCAGTAGAAGTCGGTTTTATCGGTGAACCCCGCCACCTCTACCGCGCGGATTGCGTCAATCACGCGACCGGGGCCAATAGGCAAACCGGCGCGACGCAGGGCACGGGCGAAATGGGTGATATTGCCGGCAAGTTTGGGGTTATCGGGCAAATCCAGGGGCAGATGTTCCATCAGGTCGCCAGCCGCCGGGGGCTGTCGGCCCCCGGACCCCCGAGGATTTTAGACCATTTGGAAGCGGCAGTATCCGTCAAGGGGTCGCGTCCAGCGTGGCTTTGGCTTGATCGAGGATGCGTTTCGCCTCTGATCCTTGCAGTTTGGCGATATCATCCTGGTATTTCAGGATCGCCCCAAGCGTATCCGCAATGGTTTCGGGGCTGAGGTTGATCACATCCAGCGCCAGCAGACATTTTGCCCAATCAATGGTTTCGGCCACGCCGGGCTTCTTGAACAGGTCCTCGGTCCGAAGGTGCTGGACAAAGGCCACGACCTCGCGGCTGAGCGCGGCCGAGGCTTCGGGGGCGCGGGCGGCCAGGATCTCCATCTCGCGGGGGAAATCGGGATAGTCGACCCAGTGATAGAGACAGCGGCGTTTGAGCGCGTCATGCACCTCGCGCGTGCGGTTCGAGGTCAGGATCACAATGGGGGGCTCAGGAGCCTTGATCGTGCCGAGTTCGGGGATCGTGACCTGAAAATCGCTGAGCGCCTCAAGCAGGAAGGCTTCGAACGGGGCGTCCGTGCGGTCAAGCTCGTCGATCAACAGGATGGGGGCGCCGCGTCCGTCAGGACGCATCGCTTCGAGCAAGGGGCGTTCGATCAGAAAGTCGTCGCTAAAGAGTTCTGTTGTGAGCTGCTGTCGCGAGCGATCGCCGGTGGCCTCAGCCGTGCGGATTGCCACCATCTGGGCAGGGAAGTTCCATTCGTAGACCGCCGTGGCGGCATCCAGCCCTTCATAGCATTGCAACCGGATCAACTTGCGGTCCAAGGCCAGCGCCAATGCTTTGGCGATCTCTGTCTTGCCGACGCCTGCCTCTCCCTCGAGGAACAGCGGCCGGCCCAAGGTCAGGCTCAGGAACACCACCGTGGCCAAAGGCCGCCCGCAGACATATCCCTGCCCCGCAAGCAGCTCTTGCACGGCGTCGATCGAAGGGGGCAGTTGCATGGCATTCTCCGGTTGTGATTGGGACGAGTGGTGCATTCTGATCCCGCGCGGTCAAGGGGTCTGCACGGGGTTCAGCAGACTCTATGCCTTGGAGCGACCACAGAATGTGCTATAAATGTGCTTCAAATCTCCGCATTTTCGCCTTAATGCGCCGATACCTCAGACCAAAAGCCAGGGGGTTTCCTGTGCCCAGATACGATTGAGGAAGTTTACCATGATCGATACCGCCGTAACGCTCGACACGTCTTTTGAGGACTATTCCAAAAGCGAGTGGATGGATGCTGTGAAGCAGGTCGCGCAGAATGGCGGGTTCTATGAAGCGCTCGGGTCACGACACCACGCGATGTTTCTGGAAAAATCCTCTACCCTGCTGGTTAGCTTTGAAACCATCAACGGGATGCGCGCCTTGTCATCGATGGCGCATCCTTTGGGGTGGGAAATGGTGCGCAGCGAAGGCTGGTCGCATCTTTGTCTGGCGTCAGAAGGGGACACATGGTTCCGGGACGCGCCAGTTTACGCGTTTTTCGACCGGCTGATCGACGATGGCTTTTTCGACGGCTTTGACCGCGTGGTCTTTTATGGCGCGGGTCCGGGCGGCTATGCGGCTGCGGCATTCTCTGTCGCGGCACCGGGGGCGAAGGTCGTTGCCATCCAGCCGCAAGCGACGCTGGACCCCAGCGTGACCGAATGGGACGATCGCTTTGTCGAGATGCGGCGCACGGATTTCACCTCCCGGTTCGGATATGCCCCCGATATGCTGGACGCGGCCGAGGCCGCTTTTGTGATCTATGACCCGACTGTGCCGCTGGACGCGATGCATGCCAGCCTCTTTACCCGCCCCAATGTGACCAAACTTCGGATGCGGCGGATGGGCACGGCGTTGCAATCGAAACTGCTGGAGCTTGACCAGTTCGAAAACCTGCTGACCCTTGCAGCCGATGGCGAGCTGACAATAGAAAGCTTTGCACGCATCGCCCGGGCGCGCCGCGATCACCGCCCCTATCTGAAAGGCCTGCTTGCCGCGCTGGAACGCGAGCAGCGCGATCCGTTGACGCTCACGCTATGCAATTTCGTGACAGGGCATATGTCGGCCCCTCGGTTTGTCCGGCGCAAAAAGCAGTTAGAGGCCGAACTGGCCCTGCGCGTCGCACAGGAAAACGGGACTGCAGAGGAACAGGATACGCCATCGCAGGATGCAGCCAAAACCACCGGCTGACGGTTGCTGCGGTCCCTTTGACCAACCCGAGACTAGCGCGCCCGCACGCCCTGTGCTAGCGGGGAGCCCATGACACAGACCCTCACGCTTCGACGCCCCGATGATTGGCACCTGCACCTGCGCGACGGCGCGATGCTGGACGCCGTGTTGCCCCATACCGCCGCGCATTTTGCCCGCGCCATCATCATGCCCAATCTGGTGCCCCCGGTGGTGCGCGGTGCCGATGCAGCCGCCTACCGCGATCGTATCCTGGCGGCACTGCCCGAGGGCGCGGATTTCAAACCGCTGATGACCCTGTATCTGACCGAGGATACCGATCCCGACGATGTGGCCGCCGCCCATGCCAGCGGGTTGATCACCGCGGTCAAGCTCTACCCCGCCGGTGCGACGACAAATTCAGCCAGCGGCGTGTCGAACTTTGACACTGTTGCGCCCGTGCTGGAACGCATGGCCGAGATCGGCCTGCCCCTGTGCACCCACGGCGAGGTAACCGACCCCGAGATCGACATTTTCGACCGCGAGGCCGTGTTCATCGACCGCGTGCTTGACCCGATCCGCACCCGTCATGCGGGGCTGAAAGTCGTGATGGAGCATATTACCACCGCCGACGCCGCCCAATATGTCACGGAAAGCACCGGCAATCTGGGCGCGACCATCACCACGCACCATCTGGTGATCAACCGCAACCATATCCTCGCCGGTGGGATCAAACCGCATTACTATTGCCTGCCCGTCGCCAAACGTGAAAGCCACCGTCTGGCCCTGCGCGCTGCCGCGACTTCGGGCGACGCGCGCTTCTTTCTGGGCACGGATTCCGCGCCTCACACGGACGCGAACAAGCTGCTGCCCTGCGGCTGTGCCGGCTGCTTTACCGCGCCCAATACGATGTCGATCTTGGCCGAGGTCTTTGAACAGGAAGACGCGCTGGACCAATTGGAACGGTTTACCTCGCTGAACGGGCCGGATTTCTACGGGCTGGCCCCGAACGAGGCGACGATGACGCTGACCCGCACACCGGCGACCTACCCCGATCACATCGACACGCCCGACGGGCCGGTCACCGTGTTCGATCCGATGATGCCGCTGAACTGGTCCGTCACCGACTGACGCCCCCCCCTACCAAAGACAGTTTGCCGGTCGCAGCAGGATGAGACCGGCCACCACCGCCCTCAACGCCAAGGCCCCAAAAGGAACGCATGACATGATCCCCACCAGCTACCCCGACTCTACCGAAATGGCGCGCTTGACCGCGCGGATGTTGCTGGAGATCAAGGCCGTTCATTTCAACGCGGCAGAGCCCTTTACCCTCGCCTCCGGCCTGCCGAGCCCGACCTATATCGATTGCCGCAAGCTGATCAGCTATCCGCGCATCCGCGCCACCTTGATGGACTTCCTGACCGTCACAGTGATGCGCGAAGCGGGGTTCGAGGCGTTTGACAATATCGCGGGCGGTGAAACCGCGGGCATCCCCTTTGCCGCGATGGTGGCCGAGCGCATGGCGCTGCCCATGACCTATGTGCGCAAGAAGCCCAAAGGCTATGGCCGCAACGCCCGCATCGAAGGTGAAATGACCGAAGGCCAACGGGTTTTACTGGTCGAGGATCTAACCACCGATGGCGGCTCGAAGATCAGCTTTGTCGACGCGATTCGCGATACCGGTGCAACCTGCGCGCATACGGCGGTGATCTTTTACTACGGCATTTTTCCGCAGACAGAAAAGACCTTGGGCGATCACGGGGTTACGTTGCACAGCCTGTGCACCTGGTGGGATGTGCTGGCAGAGGCCAAAGCGCAGAACGCGTTTGACACAGAAACCCTGACCGAAGTCGAAGCCTTCCTGAACGCGCCCGAAGCGTGGCAGGATGCGCGGAAAAAAACCTAAGCAATCCACATGATATTGTGTCGCGTGGTGTAAAATCACGCGACATATGCTACGCTAGCGCAGAGATCAGGTTATCCACAGCTTATAAAGATTGCGGGATGACGGGCGGCTCGGGTAGATAAGCCTCGGGTCATTAATCAGTGGGGCAACACGTAGCATGAACGAGATTTCAAGCATCGACGGTAACCAGCTAACGGTTCAAGCGGCCGAGACAATGCCGCATTCCATCGAAGCGGAACAGCAGTTGTTGGGCGCGATCCTGACCAACAACGATAT
Proteins encoded in this region:
- the purL gene encoding phosphoribosylformylglycinamidine synthase subunit PurL, whose product is MTEPAITQDLISSHGINAEEYQRILDIIGREPTFTELGIFSAMWNEHCSYKSSKKWLRTLPTEGPQVICGPGENAGIVDIGDGQALVFKMESHNHPSYIEPYQGAATGVGGILRDVFTMGARPIAAMNSLSFGSPDHRKTRQLVHGVVAGVGGYGNCFGVPTVGGEVRFDTAYDGNCLVNAFAAGLADTDKIFYSAASGVGMPVVYLGAKTGRDGVGGATMASAEFDDTIEDKRPTVQVGDPFTEKRLMEATLELMATGAVISIQDMGAAGLTCSAVEMGDKGNLGVRLDLEKVPTREHAMTAYEMMLSESQERMLMVLRPELEAEAKAVFDKWDLDFAIVGETIAEDRFLIVHNGEVKADLPLKALSGNAPEYDRPYVETPAAEPLSDVPGIDPIDGLSALISSPNYASKAWVFEQYDTMVMGDSARTPGLGSGIVRVHGTDKAIAFTSDVTPRYVKANPVEGGKQAVAEAYRNLCAVGALPLATTDNLNFGNPEKPEIMGQFVGALKGIGEAVAALDMPIVSGNVSLYNETDGKGILPTPTIGAVGLLKHTDEIIGKEVREGHVALVLGATEGHIGQSALLLEVFNRRDGDAPHVDLALEKAHGEFIRANRALIKACTDLSDGGLALAAFELADEAGVGVTLDSADTQVLFGEDQARYLIACNFDQAEALMIAAQNAGLHLESVGKFGGDQVNFGGVKAPLADLSATYRGAFAETFA
- a CDS encoding MoxR family ATPase codes for the protein MQLPPSIDAVQELLAGQGYVCGRPLATVVFLSLTLGRPLFLEGEAGVGKTEIAKALALALDRKLIRLQCYEGLDAATAVYEWNFPAQMVAIRTAEATGDRSRQQLTTELFSDDFLIERPLLEAMRPDGRGAPILLIDELDRTDAPFEAFLLEALSDFQVTIPELGTIKAPEPPIVILTSNRTREVHDALKRRCLYHWVDYPDFPREMEILAARAPEASAALSREVVAFVQHLRTEDLFKKPGVAETIDWAKCLLALDVINLSPETIADTLGAILKYQDDIAKLQGSEAKRILDQAKATLDATP
- a CDS encoding orotate phosphoribosyltransferase, translated to MIPTSYPDSTEMARLTARMLLEIKAVHFNAAEPFTLASGLPSPTYIDCRKLISYPRIRATLMDFLTVTVMREAGFEAFDNIAGGETAGIPFAAMVAERMALPMTYVRKKPKGYGRNARIEGEMTEGQRVLLVEDLTTDGGSKISFVDAIRDTGATCAHTAVIFYYGIFPQTEKTLGDHGVTLHSLCTWWDVLAEAKAQNAFDTETLTEVEAFLNAPEAWQDARKKT
- a CDS encoding phosphoadenosine phosphosulfate reductase; the protein is MIDTAVTLDTSFEDYSKSEWMDAVKQVAQNGGFYEALGSRHHAMFLEKSSTLLVSFETINGMRALSSMAHPLGWEMVRSEGWSHLCLASEGDTWFRDAPVYAFFDRLIDDGFFDGFDRVVFYGAGPGGYAAAAFSVAAPGAKVVAIQPQATLDPSVTEWDDRFVEMRRTDFTSRFGYAPDMLDAAEAAFVIYDPTVPLDAMHASLFTRPNVTKLRMRRMGTALQSKLLELDQFENLLTLAADGELTIESFARIARARRDHRPYLKGLLAALEREQRDPLTLTLCNFVTGHMSAPRFVRRKKQLEAELALRVAQENGTAEEQDTPSQDAAKTTG
- the pyrC gene encoding dihydroorotase; protein product: MTQTLTLRRPDDWHLHLRDGAMLDAVLPHTAAHFARAIIMPNLVPPVVRGADAAAYRDRILAALPEGADFKPLMTLYLTEDTDPDDVAAAHASGLITAVKLYPAGATTNSASGVSNFDTVAPVLERMAEIGLPLCTHGEVTDPEIDIFDREAVFIDRVLDPIRTRHAGLKVVMEHITTADAAQYVTESTGNLGATITTHHLVINRNHILAGGIKPHYYCLPVAKRESHRLALRAAATSGDARFFLGTDSAPHTDANKLLPCGCAGCFTAPNTMSILAEVFEQEDALDQLERFTSLNGPDFYGLAPNEATMTLTRTPATYPDHIDTPDGPVTVFDPMMPLNWSVTD
- a CDS encoding VWA domain-containing protein; protein product: MEHLPLDLPDNPKLAGNITHFARALRRAGLPIGPGRVIDAIRAVEVAGFTDKTDFYWTLHACFVNRPEHRTIFAQLFRLYWRDPRYLEHMMAAMLPAIRGVQEDRPAQAAEKRAAEALLDGAEAPERDREEPQDERETEIEVDASLTMSSQERLRSLDFELMSIGEVAEAKKMLARLRLPVKPVPSRRAMTSPRGRIDAGRSLRAALRRGGEMDKLVLKTPRPRYPNLVVLCDISGSMSQYSRMVLHFLHAVSNAKGAGWAQVHAFTFGTRLTNITRHLATRDVDAALKAAGAEAQDWEGGTRIGACIEAFNRDWSRRVMGQGAVVLLITDGLDRDAPDDLARQMQRLHLSARRLIWLNPLLRWDGFAPKAAGIRAMLPFTDSFRAGHSIASLQELAEVISRPDDRGEKPRLMQMIGATP